CGAGGATATCGAGGAGATCAAGCGGCGGGGCGTGATGAGGGCGCCCGTCCTGTTCATCGACGGAGAGGTCAAGTGCGTGGGAGTGGTGCCCGGTGTGGAAGACCTGAAGGCCATGCTCACCGGAGGCCAGGCCTGAGAGGT
This DNA window, taken from Methanomassiliicoccus sp., encodes the following:
- a CDS encoding thioredoxin family protein → MKIEVYVIGCAKCKRLERNLEQALRELGREDEIVRLEDIEEIKRRGVMRAPVLFIDGEVKCVGVVPGVEDLKAMLTGGQA